In one Rugosibacter aromaticivorans genomic region, the following are encoded:
- a CDS encoding ABC transporter permease: MKPSRGFITLFYKEVLRFWKVAAQTVAAPVLTALLYLLIFSHVLASHVQVHGVPYTAFLIPGLVMMSVLQNAFANTSSSLIQSKVTGNLVFVLLPPISHNEFFAAYVLASVARGLLVGAGVLIVTTWFGGLIYAAPLWILAFAVMGGAIMGTLGMIAGIWAEKYDQLAAFQNFLILPLTFLSGVFYSIASLPPFWQQVSRWNPIFYMIDGFRYGFFGVSDISPWVSLLVSLVCLVILSLFTLSSLKRGYKLRA, encoded by the coding sequence ATGAAGCCCAGCCGCGGCTTCATTACCCTGTTTTATAAAGAGGTGCTGCGCTTCTGGAAAGTAGCGGCACAAACCGTGGCCGCCCCCGTGCTGACCGCTTTGCTTTACTTGCTGATTTTTTCACATGTGCTGGCATCACACGTGCAGGTGCATGGCGTGCCCTATACCGCGTTCCTCATTCCCGGACTGGTGATGATGTCGGTATTGCAAAACGCGTTTGCAAATACGTCTTCTTCTTTGATTCAATCGAAGGTGACAGGTAATCTGGTATTTGTATTATTACCACCTATTTCGCATAACGAGTTTTTTGCGGCCTATGTATTGGCCTCAGTCGCACGTGGGCTGTTGGTGGGTGCGGGGGTGCTGATCGTCACTACGTGGTTTGGTGGTTTGATCTATGCGGCCCCGCTCTGGATACTGGCTTTTGCGGTCATGGGCGGCGCGATCATGGGGACGCTGGGCATGATTGCTGGTATTTGGGCAGAAAAATATGATCAGTTGGCCGCATTCCAGAATTTTTTGATTTTGCCGCTGACTTTTTTATCGGGCGTGTTTTATTCCATTGCCTCTTTGCCGCCATTCTGGCAACAGGTGTCGCGCTGGAACCCTATTTTTTATATGATCGACGGCTTTCGCTATGGTTTTTTTGGTGTCTCGGACATCTCGCCCTGGGTGAGTTTGCTCGTCAGCTTGGTGTGCCTTGTGATCCTGTCGCTCTTCACCCTGAGTTCGCTAAAACGCGGCTATAAACTACGCGCCTGA
- a CDS encoding ABC transporter ATP-binding protein, translated as MTAAIRVEQVFKRFGSVHALNGIDLTVQPGEFFGLLGPNGAGKTTLISTLAGLSRPDSGRLAIMGFDVEADYRAARRQLGVVPQELVFDPFFSVRETLEIQAGYYGIDPSRQRRAWIDEILEHLDLTSKADANMRALSGGMKRRVLVAQALVHRPPVIVLDEPTAGVDVELRQTLWQFVRRLNEDGHTIVLTTHYLEEAESLCGRIAMLKAGRVVALDTTRNLLSRFSSHTLRLRTASDKPARLGMTRELTQDRPSGWWTFAFAHFDEIEPLLARIRDAGCIIDELEIGKPDLEDVFVRVMQEQNQEQIRAT; from the coding sequence ATGACAGCCGCTATCCGCGTTGAGCAAGTCTTTAAACGCTTTGGCTCAGTTCACGCATTAAACGGTATTGATCTGACCGTACAGCCTGGCGAATTTTTTGGCTTGCTGGGCCCTAACGGAGCGGGGAAAACAACCCTGATTTCTACCCTTGCGGGCTTATCCCGACCGGACTCAGGCCGCTTGGCGATTATGGGGTTTGATGTAGAAGCTGATTACCGGGCGGCTCGTCGCCAGTTAGGGGTCGTTCCGCAAGAGCTGGTATTTGATCCCTTTTTCAGCGTTCGCGAAACGCTTGAAATTCAGGCCGGATACTATGGCATCGACCCTAGTCGGCAACGTCGGGCATGGATCGATGAAATTCTTGAACATCTCGATTTGACCAGTAAAGCGGACGCCAATATGCGCGCGCTATCCGGGGGAATGAAGCGGCGTGTGTTGGTGGCTCAAGCGCTCGTGCATCGGCCGCCGGTGATTGTGCTGGATGAACCCACTGCCGGCGTTGATGTGGAGCTGCGCCAAACCTTGTGGCAGTTTGTGCGCCGGCTTAATGAAGATGGTCACACGATTGTGCTCACGACACATTATCTTGAAGAAGCAGAGAGTCTCTGCGGGCGTATTGCCATGCTGAAAGCCGGTCGCGTTGTTGCGCTGGACACCACGCGTAATCTACTCAGCCGCTTCTCTTCGCACACCTTGCGACTGCGTACTGCGAGCGATAAGCCCGCTCGATTAGGCATGACGCGAGAACTGACGCAAGATCGCCCCAGCGGTTGGTGGACGTTTGCCTTTGCTCATTTCGATGAGATCGAGCCTTTACTGGCGCGCATTCGCGATGCCGGTTGCATTATTGACGAGCTTGAAATAGGCAAACCAGATCTTGAAGACGTGTTTGTTCGCGTGATGCAAGAGCAGAATCAAGAACAAATTCGCGCCACATGA
- a CDS encoding STAS domain-containing protein encodes MIRAINDRVEVSGPATVSDASTLLAEGVAALSASNLPVAEFDLTDVTIVDSSLLAVVFGWMRAAKTSGKSIRLTHLPPSFLSLAAVYDVADLLPQH; translated from the coding sequence ATGATTCGTGCCATCAATGATCGCGTAGAAGTCTCCGGCCCGGCAACAGTGTCTGATGCTTCAACGCTTCTTGCTGAAGGCGTTGCTGCGTTATCAGCAAGCAATCTGCCCGTCGCTGAGTTCGATTTGACTGATGTAACGATAGTCGATTCTTCCCTGCTGGCAGTTGTTTTTGGCTGGATGCGTGCGGCGAAAACAAGTGGCAAGTCGATTCGACTCACGCATCTCCCCCCGAGCTTTTTAAGTTTGGCTGCTGTATACGACGTTGCTGATTTGCTGCCGCAGCACTGA
- a CDS encoding MlaC/ttg2D family ABC transporter substrate-binding protein, with the protein MKSVVAFISSTLIATSVIAHGMAPDALIKSVSGEVLEIIRADKDIQSGNIQKAADLVEKKIAPNFDFLHMTRLALGRDWRQASAEQQKALANEFQILLVRTYSRALTEYKNQTIDVKPLALKSGETDVKVRSEIKQPGAKAIQLDYYLQKDNAGWKIYDIEVAGISLVTNYRESFANEVRNSGIDGLLKTLQTKNKSGDTVASKK; encoded by the coding sequence ATGAAATCTGTTGTAGCCTTTATTAGTAGTACATTGATTGCTACTAGCGTGATAGCTCATGGCATGGCGCCCGATGCGCTGATTAAGTCAGTCAGCGGAGAGGTGCTTGAGATTATTCGTGCCGATAAAGACATTCAGTCGGGGAACATCCAAAAAGCGGCTGATCTGGTAGAAAAAAAGATAGCGCCCAATTTTGATTTTCTGCATATGACCCGCTTGGCTTTAGGGCGCGATTGGCGTCAGGCGAGCGCTGAACAACAGAAGGCACTGGCCAATGAATTTCAAATATTGCTGGTGCGCACCTATTCGAGAGCGCTGACTGAATATAAGAACCAGACTATTGATGTCAAACCTCTCGCTTTGAAATCTGGTGAAACCGACGTTAAAGTGCGCTCTGAAATCAAACAGCCCGGTGCAAAGGCGATACAGCTCGATTATTACCTGCAAAAAGATAATGCTGGCTGGAAAATTTACGATATAGAAGTCGCGGGCATTAGCCTCGTGACGAACTACCGTGAATCCTTTGCAAATGAGGTTCGCAACTCGGGTATTGATGGTTTGCTGAAGACGTTGCAAACTAAAAATAAATCCGGTGATACCGTCGCTAGCAAGAAATGA
- a CDS encoding MlaA family lipoprotein, protein MKTLSVRVKFVAMMLLTAGLTTGCATSGEAKDPIEGFNRAIFAFNDGLDKVVVKPIATGYDAVLPNPVRTGVTNFFGNVADVFVGVNNLLQGKLTEGVSDFGRVAVNSTIGLLGVLDVASNIGLEKHDEDFGQTFGRWGVGSGAYVVVPLFGPRTVRDTAGLVLDVAADPVANLDHVPTRNTLAAVRLVNDRANLLPADKVIEEAALDKYSYIRDAYLQRRRSLIYDNNAPREVESQ, encoded by the coding sequence ATGAAAACATTGTCTGTGCGTGTCAAATTCGTTGCAATGATGCTCTTGACGGCAGGTTTGACCACAGGTTGCGCCACATCAGGCGAAGCTAAAGATCCGATCGAGGGCTTTAATCGGGCGATATTTGCTTTCAATGATGGGCTGGATAAGGTTGTCGTCAAGCCCATTGCCACGGGTTACGATGCTGTTCTGCCGAATCCTGTGCGCACGGGCGTGACCAATTTTTTTGGCAATGTTGCCGATGTTTTTGTGGGCGTGAACAACCTTCTGCAAGGCAAGCTGACAGAGGGTGTCAGTGATTTTGGACGTGTGGCGGTTAATTCAACCATCGGTTTGCTGGGTGTGCTGGATGTGGCATCGAATATCGGGTTGGAAAAGCATGACGAAGACTTTGGTCAGACGTTTGGTCGCTGGGGTGTGGGTAGCGGCGCTTATGTTGTTGTTCCGTTGTTTGGGCCACGCACTGTTCGCGATACGGCAGGCCTTGTTCTGGATGTCGCCGCCGACCCTGTGGCGAATTTGGATCATGTGCCAACGCGTAACACTCTGGCAGCGGTACGTTTAGTCAATGATCGTGCAAACCTGTTGCCGGCTGATAAAGTGATTGAGGAAGCTGCGCTGGATAAGTACTCCTACATCCGTGATGCCTACCTGCAGCGTCGCCGCAGCTTGATTTATGATAACAATGCGCCGCGAGAAGTTGAGAGCCAGTAA
- the mlaD gene encoding outer membrane lipid asymmetry maintenance protein MlaD: MTRTTIDLWVGFFVALGLAALLFLALKVGNLAAASAGETYTIQAKFDNIGGLKVRAPVKSAGVVVGRVSEIRFDPESYQAVVKMQLDTRYRFPRDTFVTINTSGLLGEQYIGLDAGGDTDMLKSGDVVKKTQSAVVLEKLISQFMFNKAAEDSGGSGKK; the protein is encoded by the coding sequence ATGACGCGTACTACGATAGATCTTTGGGTTGGTTTTTTTGTGGCGCTTGGCTTGGCTGCACTGCTTTTTTTGGCATTGAAAGTAGGTAATCTGGCTGCTGCCAGTGCTGGGGAAACCTATACTATTCAGGCCAAGTTTGACAATATTGGCGGGCTCAAAGTCCGCGCTCCCGTGAAAAGTGCCGGCGTTGTCGTTGGCCGGGTTTCCGAGATCCGTTTTGATCCTGAGTCGTATCAGGCTGTGGTAAAGATGCAACTAGATACCCGTTATCGGTTTCCGCGTGATACTTTTGTCACCATTAATACTTCCGGTTTGCTGGGTGAACAGTACATTGGGCTTGATGCTGGTGGCGATACCGATATGCTAAAGTCTGGCGATGTGGTCAAAAAAACGCAGTCTGCCGTCGTGCTTGAGAAGCTGATCAGTCAATTCATGTTTAACAAAGCGGCGGAAGATAGCGGCGGTAGTGGCAAAAAGTAG